The genomic interval AAATATTCTTCAATTAGTTGCCCCTGTGAACCAGATCCACCTAGTGAATATTAGAAGAACAAACTTGGGGAAGTTTTGATGTTTTCATTAAAGCAGACGCCCTAAACGCTCACCAGTTCGACCTTGTTGATGTCCAAGGCAACCCTGTCGCCAACTTTTATGTCTAATTTCTCGTACTCACTAAGGCCCAGCTTAATTATTGTGGCAAATCCGCTCATCATCTGCGTGCTCAAAACGCGGCCTAAGTTTCTGATGAGTTCATCCATAGATCTGAAAGTCGACACCTGTGTTCCAAACGCTGGGTATTGACGATCTCTCATATCGCCAGGCTCTCTCAGAGAGACTAGGACATAGGGGGCACCGTCTGGTGCAGCTGTTATCTCCGTGACAACGTATTCCTTCTTCACATGTACCACCCGAACGATTATGGATATGATATGTAGTAAGACTATAATAGGCTATTCGCCGTTAAATTCTCGGAGCAGTTGAGAACTTCTAGACTCGCGAGGTGAATAGGGATGCAAAGAATCTTTAGATTAGTTCAATAACTTAGATGTTTACCGAATAGAGATTATCCGCCTAAAACAGGTTAGTAAAACCTAACTCCAATCTCACCTTCTGTGATTCATTCCCTTCTGGGTCATAAAACGCTTAATTTACGTTTACTTAAAAACTTGATGAGACACCCGTTAGCCTATGGTTTATGTTGGGTTGGCATTTAAGTGTTAAATCGCCTATTATGTGGCCTGTATGGTGGGCCCGCCCGGATTTGAACCGGAGACCAACAGGTTATGAGCTACGACAGAGAGACTTCTGTCGCTCTTTCAGTACTTCCAGCTCGGAAGCAAACCTGGCTGAGCTACGGGCCCCCTAAGATAGCAGAGAGCCTCTATCGATTTAAGAATTTTCCCCAACTCCCAGCATTCCTCAACATTCTGCACCCAAACAGTGAAACAACCTTCATAAACCCAAATTGTAGGGTTAAAAGAGACGAGAAATGGGGAGACTTTTGAGACGTGTTAATAGCTCTTCATCTCATCCAACCGTTTCGGGAGATACTCGTCTACAATCGTGGTCAGCCCATAACGGCTGAATGCCTCCTGCTCGGCCTTCTTGCGAATCTTATTGAACACTTCTATCTCTCTCCGCCAGAGACTCTCCTTATACCGCGGATCCTTCTCCAACTCTTCCAAACGTTTCAAGTCTAGTTCATTCAACCTCTCGGTTGGGAGTTTGTAGGAGATTATGTCAGAAGCCCACACCCCTGACCACTTTGCGTCAGGTGTAGTCAACTCTTTTAGGTGTGCAGCGTTGGCTGAGCCGGAGATTATAACTTGAGCTATGTGCATCCCCCATGGGTCGGCGTCGCAGAAAATATAAACTGGGAGACCCAATTCCTCATTCAGACGGTGGATTATATGTCGGGTGGCTCTGGGTGCCTGGCCAGCCGTATGAATTAGTATAGCCTTGTATTTTTTGTGAACCTCTTCCTCCAGAAACCGTGTGAACATGGCGCCCTTCTCAATGCAGATGACCAACTCAGCATCGGTATCTATGAACTCTGCACTTGATAATGCAGGCCCGATTATGACGCCGTCAGGGTGAACTGTGAGATTCAAACGTTTCCCTTCATACCGAGGCGCCGTATACTCTATGGTCAAGTTGCCGTATATGGCACTCCGCTCCTCAGGGAATACGTTGAAATCCTCCCTAGCAAACTCGATGACAGTCTCAAGGTCATTTATTATATCGTCCGATTCAGCTTGATCGGTGAAATCAACCCCGTAGGCCTGTGCCATGTAGTAGATGTCCCTTAGGGTACTCGTCCTACCTTGGAGTGAAAGCTGCCTGACTATGTCAGCCAACCAGATGAGCTGTGTGAAGGGCCTGAGGTGGCGGATATTTCTAGAGCTCCTTCTTATCTTCTTATCCCCCAACACGAACTGTCGAAGCTTCTCGTCGTAGATTATGTTACCAGTCGAACGGCTTGGGAGGTCTATTGTAGGGAAGGCTCCGGCATCTATTTGCCGACACACCTCACGGCCCAGCTTCTCTATGCTCTCTAAGACATGTTGCTTCTTACTCTTCACAGGACTTACGGTCTTCTTCGGGGCCATACTTCATCACACTCTTTAATAACGGTCTAATGTCTGGAGGTTCATTCCGCTCGATGATCTCGGCGGAGAACTTCGCAATTTTTGGGAGAAACTTCTCAAACACGTCGAGACGACGTTTTTCACTCTCGATCGCCTGTCTTCTTGAGAGGGAGATGGAGAGCTCCCGTGCGGCATCTCTAATACCGTTGAGGATTTCCCTTCTGATCTCAGGTACGTCGGCTATGAACTCTTTACCGACGCTCCGATAGGGAATCTTGGTGGAGCAGATGTGGACGAGAACTGCCAACGGTGCGTTGGGGACGTCTACATTATAGTGTTTCCAATTAATCCCGTTATGAACAACATCCCATGAAACATCACTGGACTCATCATAGAGGAGGGGTATCCTATTAGCAAACCTATAGAGAGAAATTTCTCCTGTCTGAGGTATTCCACCCCCATAAGCTACGCCAACCTCCACAATGAAAGGGAAACCTGAATATACTGAGGGAGCACGCTGCTTCACAGATACAAACTCTGGATTCAGCTCCTTCTTTATCCCGGCGCGAAGCAAATCCTCACCGAGCGGTGAGAGGCAATCCGCAGTAGGAGGTCGAAAGTCTGGAAAACATTTCATATGTTGAACCAACTTAACTACTTCGTCGGTGCTCAGCTTATTTGGGCGTCTCGAGGGTGGAATACCGGCAGATTCTAGGAAACGTTTGGCTATCACCGGCCCTACTCTGTGAAAGTGAGTCGTCATGAAGTTTAGCATGTCTTTGCAAGTTGTCCCTGAGATTATTCGCTTAACCGTCTCAACGTCTGAGCCGTAAGGGTGCGGTTTGGTCTCTTTGGGGGGAGAAGGAAGCTCACTTGCGACCCTCTCAAACCTATACAAACGTCCCTTCGGGTCGACGAAGGTCAATTTTGCGTAGGGTGTTACAATCGCTGTCTGTTTGAGGTATTCTAGAATTTTTGGGCCTGCTCGCAAATAGTCACCGTCTAACTTTATCTCGATAACGGTGCCATGCCATCTCTTATCATTCCTGTATGTCCTATGTTTTAGGACAACCGGTTTATTCCGTTGGATATCTACCAACAATTCATACTCATGAATTACTGGGGTACCCGTCGAGGAGATGACATGTACAGCATTATTTGTTGTTATCTGTCCGTAGAGAATAGCCATCGTCCCGCCGAGCCCGAAAGTCCCTCTAGACTGTCTTAATCTATACTTTGACCCGTAGAAGACTTGGGCTAATGCGTGTGGGATATGGCGGGCGGGAATACCAGAGCCATTATCTGCAACCCGCACTGCATATATGCCGACCCCTTCACCGCCCTCAGCGCCCTCATGGCTGATCCTGAGATAGATGTCAGGGAGGATACTGTGTAATTCACAGGCGTCAAAGGAGTTCTCAACTAATTCCCTAACCGTTGAGTATAAGGCGCGTGCAGGATTGCTGAAGCCGGCTAAATCTTTATTCCGGTAAAAGAAGTCGGCTGGGCTTATCTCGTAGAACTCTTCTTTCGACATAGTAGCTCACCCTTGCTCTTCCCAGAGCTTCAATTTCTCCTTCTTGAGTTCGCGCCTAACCCTGCTCAGATATTGGTAGACGGTCCTATGCTCACTCCCCCCTATAAGCCTCTGAATTGCAGATCTAGCGACCTCGACTTCTTTAGGCCGCCCTATAATCGCGACCGTGTGACCGTAGATCGATATGTGCGTGTCTGTATTCTCCTCTAGTATTCGGCGAGCTTTCCCACTCCGCCCAATTAACCTGCCCATCAACCTTTCCAAGTCAGCCTTTGACCGCCCCACATAGTCGCGCAGGTCAATTATCTCGAATAGAACATCATCCTCGAGTAGACATAGAGCTTTGGTGGAAGAGAAGCCATGGCCTATGGCTGATATCACATTTTGAAGTTTAAAGATGGCTGTAGGGTCGCTGGGCGCACTTGATGGCTCAAATTCTACTACGCCTGTATCGCTACTGACGACGAGGTTTACGTTGCACAGTTTCTCAATCTTCCTCTTAAATGAACCTTTAGGCCCTATTAGAACCCCTACTCGCTCTTCAGGGATTTTCATTCTAAGATTTGAACTCATTTCTAGACGTTCACTTATCCTCTTTAGATGTTATAGGGATTTCTAGCATAGAGCCAAAGCCCACGGGATCCCCCTTTATGATAATATAAAAGATATTAAGTATTATGTTTAATTTTTTATTCCTATCAAACTCAACTGCCAGTTAAAGTGAAGTTTGGCTTCGAGCCAGTCACCCAAATGTAAGTTACTTCGACCGGCTCTACTTCCACCCCAAGATGTTTGAAGAAGTTCGCAAGGTTGACTAAGTCGCGGTATAGTAACTGAGATGCCATCGGGTGTGTTAACAGAACTGCCTGCGACAGATCGAAGATAACAGGTTCATCGTTGACAACCATAACATTGAACCCGCTGAGGTCCCCATGCACGAGGCTAGCATCCCGATAGAGAATCTTCACATACTCCAAGAGTTTCTTGTAAACCCTACTGGGGTCATGAAGCTCCGCTTCCCTTAGAAGAGGCGCTGGTATACCATTGCTACCTATGAACTCCATTACCAACACATTATTCTCCACAGCATAAGGTTGAGGAACCCTAACTCCTACACTATAGGCTTTCTCGAGATTCTTGAACTCTTTAAGCGCCCAAGTGTATATCAGGTTGCGGGAATCACGTTTAACCTTCCCGAAGCGGCGGTCACCTTCGATATATTGTAGCATACCCTTCCTGAACTCAGCCGAGGCTACGAGATATATCTTCACAGCTAACTCGCGCCCGCTCTTGTTCAGCCCTCTGTAGATGCGCGCCTCTTTCCCACTCTTTACCACACCATAGAGGCGGTCAATTACACCTTTATTTATGAGGTGGTAAAGGGTCATCAAAGTGGGTTTATCGAAGACCTCTTCGAGAACATCGTAATCCTCGGAGCGTTTAATCTTCATACGTTGAGTTACGTCATAAAGCCTCTCATCTCGGTCAAGCTTCTTTTGAAACTTCCCTTCCGCTGGCAATTCATTCCGTGGCATGATATTCACTCGAATGAATTAAGTGATGAGGAGAATATTAGCTTCACAGTAGGATATGGATTAACCAGTCAGAGGGTGATGGGTTAGTTGAGGTATCATACATTCAAAAGCCGAGATTTTTCTGTGCAGTAAATTAATGAACAATGAGGTAATCGGCGGTTATTACATTTTTAGGTAGTTGTTCTTTCTAAGCCACTCTGCTTGATTATGTGTGTACCTCCACGTGATGTCTCCCTTTGAGTCGCTTTGGAACTCCCAAGGCGAGACTAGGACGACGTCGTTCTCTCTTATCCAGATCTTTCTTTTGAGTTTTCCACTAATCCTACATAGGCGATCCTTGCCGTCTTCGCACCTTACGACCATTCGATCGAAGCCAAGCATCTTGATTACGACGCCCAACATCTGCCCTTCACCAGGCAGTATAAGGTCTTTGAGTTCCTCCTCGCTCAAGACTTTCCTTTTCAATTTCCTACAGCTCTACCCGCTAAGCCACTTATCTCTCTCTCTCGGAAAGTAGCTTTACTATAATTTAAAACCTAGTACCAAACAACCATAACGCCTCTTCAGTGGAGCTACAGTTTTATTATCTGAGCGTGAGGAATACCACCAATAACTATTACGTTAGGCGCGTCAACGTAGCCAGCCTTAACTGCGGCGTCTACTATGGCTGGGCCTGTCAGGTTGACTATGGTAGCTGGTTTCAGGAGTTTTATTGACTCGCTAATTTCGATCTTTTCCCCTTTGTAGAAAGATTCACGAACTTCGAAGACTACTCTCTTCTCTTTATCCTCGAAACATTTCCCTAGAACGTCTTCATCACATATAGCCACAAGTAATTCCCCTCTGACCTTCGTCACCTTCGCGTAGACCTGAACCACGGCCACTAACTCCTATATTGCCCTCACAGAGGATTTTGCGCCGCA from Candidatus Bathyarchaeia archaeon carries:
- a CDS encoding DNA topoisomerase IV subunit A, which translates into the protein MAPKKTVSPVKSKKQHVLESIEKLGREVCRQIDAGAFPTIDLPSRSTGNIIYDEKLRQFVLGDKKIRRSSRNIRHLRPFTQLIWLADIVRQLSLQGRTSTLRDIYYMAQAYGVDFTDQAESDDIINDLETVIEFAREDFNVFPEERSAIYGNLTIEYTAPRYEGKRLNLTVHPDGVIIGPALSSAEFIDTDAELVICIEKGAMFTRFLEEEVHKKYKAILIHTAGQAPRATRHIIHRLNEELGLPVYIFCDADPWGMHIAQVIISGSANAAHLKELTTPDAKWSGVWASDIISYKLPTERLNELDLKRLEELEKDPRYKESLWRREIEVFNKIRKKAEQEAFSRYGLTTIVDEYLPKRLDEMKSY
- a CDS encoding DNA topoisomerase VI subunit B, whose product is MSKEEFYEISPADFFYRNKDLAGFSNPARALYSTVRELVENSFDACELHSILPDIYLRISHEGAEGGEGVGIYAVRVADNGSGIPARHIPHALAQVFYGSKYRLRQSRGTFGLGGTMAILYGQITTNNAVHVISSTGTPVIHEYELLVDIQRNKPVVLKHRTYRNDKRWHGTVIEIKLDGDYLRAGPKILEYLKQTAIVTPYAKLTFVDPKGRLYRFERVASELPSPPKETKPHPYGSDVETVKRIISGTTCKDMLNFMTTHFHRVGPVIAKRFLESAGIPPSRRPNKLSTDEVVKLVQHMKCFPDFRPPTADCLSPLGEDLLRAGIKKELNPEFVSVKQRAPSVYSGFPFIVEVGVAYGGGIPQTGEISLYRFANRIPLLYDESSDVSWDVVHNGINWKHYNVDVPNAPLAVLVHICSTKIPYRSVGKEFIADVPEIRREILNGIRDAARELSISLSRRQAIESEKRRLDVFEKFLPKIAKFSAEIIERNEPPDIRPLLKSVMKYGPEEDRKSCEE
- a CDS encoding KH domain-containing protein, with the protein product MSSNLRMKIPEERVGVLIGPKGSFKRKIEKLCNVNLVVSSDTGVVEFEPSSAPSDPTAIFKLQNVISAIGHGFSSTKALCLLEDDVLFEIIDLRDYVGRSKADLERLMGRLIGRSGKARRILEENTDTHISIYGHTVAIIGRPKEVEVARSAIQRLIGGSEHRTVYQYLSRVRRELKKEKLKLWEEQG
- a CDS encoding serine protein kinase RIO; amino-acid sequence: MPRNELPAEGKFQKKLDRDERLYDVTQRMKIKRSEDYDVLEEVFDKPTLMTLYHLINKGVIDRLYGVVKSGKEARIYRGLNKSGRELAVKIYLVASAEFRKGMLQYIEGDRRFGKVKRDSRNLIYTWALKEFKNLEKAYSVGVRVPQPYAVENNVLVMEFIGSNGIPAPLLREAELHDPSRVYKKLLEYVKILYRDASLVHGDLSGFNVMVVNDEPVIFDLSQAVLLTHPMASQLLYRDLVNLANFFKHLGVEVEPVEVTYIWVTGSKPNFTLTGS
- the eif1A gene encoding translation initiation factor eIF-1A, whose amino-acid sequence is MKRKVLSEEELKDLILPGEGQMLGVVIKMLGFDRMVVRCEDGKDRLCRISGKLKRKIWIRENDVVLVSPWEFQSDSKGDITWRYTHNQAEWLRKNNYLKM
- a CDS encoding DUF424 family protein, translated to MAVVQVYAKVTKVRGELLVAICDEDVLGKCFEDKEKRVVFEVRESFYKGEKIEISESIKLLKPATIVNLTGPAIVDAAVKAGYVDAPNVIVIGGIPHAQIIKL